The nucleotide window CATGAAATTTTGGCTGAGACTCTGGAATGACATGTACCTGACAGGACTCACCTTCACAGGTTGTTCTGTCCAGCAGGTTCAGGGAGTATCCTGGCCAACAGTAACACTGATAGGACCCATAGACATTAGCACATTCCTGGCTACAGGCACCAGCCGCACACTCATCAACATCTGTAaggcaggagggagagggagggttGTGTTATTAACGATTGGGGGTGGAAATTAGGGGAGCACGGAGCAGCATCAGGTACCTTGGCAGTTCTTCCCATCCTCTGCGAGTTTGTAACCAGCCCCACAGGAACAGTGGTATGATCCTGGTGTGTTCTCACAGATATGGGCACACACACGTCCCCGGTACCTCTGGCACTCATTGATATCTGAGAGGGGAAAGGTCATCGGGTTACTCCCTGCTGGCGTCAAGACATGGATAATCCTGTGGCATTTGCTCCTAGCTatactctgtatataaaccaccctgaaccttTTGATCAGAtaccagtctgtaactccctcctggaTGTTTGAATGGAATACACAGTAATGCCCATACCTACACAGGCCCTGCTGTATGGCTCCATGTGGTAACCCTGTTGACAGTCACAACGGTAGCTCCCTGGAGTGTTGCGGCAAATCTGTTCATTACTGCAGCGGTGTATCCCCATCTGACACTCATCAATATCTGAAAGGCCAGAGGGACAACAGCATTGATTTCCCCACATGGCTGAAAGTGACCAGCAGCACATCAACTCAGGGTAAGGTAGACAGCGCACTGCTGCTGAGCTTACCAACACACCGGGTGTGGTCATCACTGGCCTGGTATCCCCGGCTACAGCTGATAATGGTCTGGAGGCAGCTGTATGACCCAATGGTATTGATGCAGTTGAAACCCTCTGCACACGGCTGGCTGAGATGCTCACATTCATTAGTATCTGAGAACGAGAGGCAGGAATAGTTATAGCATCGGAAACTTCCTCAGATACCAGTCTGTATCTCCCTCTCCAGagagctgttattctgtatataaactacCCTGAATCCCTCTGTTAGATTACAGtctaatgggcagcacggtggcacagtggttagcactgctgcctcacaacgccagagacccggattcaattcccgcctcaggcgactgactgtgtggagtttgcacattctccccgtgtctgtgtgggtttcctccgggtgctccggtttcctcccacagtccaaagatgtgcaggtcaggtgaattggccatgctcaattgccagtagtgttaggttagatgtaggggtatgggtgggttgcgcttcggcgggtcggtgtggacttgttgggccgaagggcctgttccacactaagtaatctaatctaatctaaactcactcCTGGGGATGTATACCACCCTCATCACCTTGGCTGAGATGAGTTCCCCTTCAAACTGAAACAGGGAACCCGTCCCAAAATGGCACTTACAAATACAGCTACCTTGAGCATCGAGAGTCAGTCCTGGTCCACACTGCGTTCTGTGGCGACAGATAAAGGAGCTAGGGGTGTTCGCAGATTAAATTCAGGTCACAGTGGCTACTGTTTTCCTGGCATTCATCAATATCTGTTTAGGTGAACAGCTCAGAACAGGGTTGGGGAAATGGCAACACTAGTCAGGGACAGCTAGCCCCATTCATTGTGGTAAGGACATCAAACCCTGTCAGAAATTCATTATCAGCTGGGAGAGATCTCGGTACActgactgctgtctctcagtcccctctctctctctctgagggagATATGTGTTCACtggactggtgtctctcagttcccccccctccccccacactctgAGGGAGAGATCGGTACACTGACTGCTGTTTCTCAGTCCCTCCTCGCTTTCAGGGAGAGATCGGTACACTGACTGCTGTTTCTCAGTCCCTCCTCGctttcagggagatatctgttcactgaCTGCTGTATCTCAGTTCCCCCGCCCCCcatctctctcagggagatatcggtaccctgactggtgtctctcagtgcccccctctctcagggagatatctgtacactgactggtgtttcTCAGTTCTCcgtttcccccccccacccctttcctATACAGGAGAAGGAGTATTTAAGACAAGGGGCCTGATGGCCAGTACTTACCTTTACAGGTCCTGCCATCGCTCATTAATTGGTATCCAGTGTAGCATGAACACACAACCGCCGATCGCTCACGATGACACAACTGGGAGCAGTGATTGTCACCTGATTCCAAACAGAGAACCAAAATTCAATGTATCCTCCTGTCAGACTGAAAACCTACAACCATTTCCAGACGTGGACACTGCTGGAGGGTTGGTGCTcggggagtgggcactgtcgcaGGTGGAACCTTGCTGAGGGCATCCTGGCCAAACTGATGATATGGGACATGATTGCAGGGGCTGCTTGTGgagtcttgctgtgcacaaactggtgTTTCCGCATGCCTGCCCATCAACTAAAAACAAACTCCATGGAGGGGCTGAGAGGCGTTCCAGGACAGAGGGACGCTACCGAAATGCAAGTTTTCATGGTTTGAATTTAATCTTGACGCTGGAGTAAGGTCCAGTGATCGCAAATGATCCCCGTGCCTCCTCAACTCTCTAGATCtatgagtgcaggttcatagctccttgaaagtggaatcacaagtagacagggttgtgaaggcagcatttggtgacctttattggtcagtgcattgagtatgggaggggttgggaggtcatgttgtagtggacattggtgaggccactattggagtactgcgttcaattctggtctccctgctataggaaagacattgtgaaacttgaaaggtgcagaagagacttacaaggagggtttgagtgatcgggtgaacaggctcgggctgttttccctggattgtcggaGACTGAGGAAGGGGTGACCCTATGGagttatataaaatcatgagagtcgtggatagggtgaatagtcagaacctttccctagggcaggggagtccaaaactatcgAGCATaagtttcccctctcacgctaaagatttaaaagggacctgaggggcaactttttccacacgagggtggtgcgtgtgtggcaTGAGATGCCAAaagaagtagtgaaggctggtacaatcctgatgaaagacttatgcccgaaacgtcaattcttttccagcaacacactctcgaggttggtacaatgacaacatttgaaaggtgtGTGgatggagacatggataggaaggatttagggggatatgggccaaatgctagcaaatgggactagattaatgtaggatatctggtcggcacggacgagttggaccgaaggctctgacTCAGTgatatacagctctatgacttccTGCCAACCCACACCTCAGCAATGCATAGCTCCCCCTGCGAGCTGATCGACCACGAGGGGCATCCCAACACAGGCCGGCCACATACCTGGGCAGCGAGTGTCCCAGTCGTCCTCTGGTGTGCGAGAGGCCTGAGTGGGGCCATTCCGCCCATTCTCCCTTCCCACTCCTCCACCCGATTCTGCTGGTGTCACAATTGGAGAAGCTCAGTTAGATGCAGAAGGTTCTGGAgggtttggtgggggtgggggggggttaaCGATCTCAGCAGGCAGCATGGAaacgcccc belongs to Chiloscyllium plagiosum isolate BGI_BamShark_2017 unplaced genomic scaffold, ASM401019v2 scaf_247, whole genome shotgun sequence and includes:
- the LOC122547095 gene encoding fibulin-1-like isoform X4 codes for the protein MVILTKLGLICRGLFDREFQQQCCLSALEELRCQDGVRAATQGSSCSSASGSEDLCGLDVFTRCCECCSVGLQAWSMGLACDEIPAPGLGCGQVLAGCCTEADGHVPATGPRREPRRPQETVSSAESGGGVGRENGRNGPTQASRTPEDDWDTRCPGDNHCSQLCHRERSAVVCSCYTGYQLMSDGRTCKDTNECEHLSQPCAEGFNCINTIGSYSCLQTIISCSRGYQASDDHTRCVDIDECQMGIHRCSNEQICRNTPGSYRCDCQQGYHMEPYSRACVDINECQRYRGRVCAHICENTPGSYHCSCGAGYKLAEDGKNCQDVDECAAGACSQECANVYGSYQCYCWPGYSLNLLDRTTCEDIDECSVASASLCTYRCVNSPGSFTCTCPEGYVLAQNRRNCKDLDECTLGTHNCTGAETCFNIQGGFKCLSFACPPNYRKPMRAPVLPRLCRVPDGATEDHLLSAQLPHQCPGTC